One Methylocaldum marinum DNA window includes the following coding sequences:
- the hemF gene encoding oxygen-dependent coproporphyrinogen oxidase, with product MNTPDILQVKAYLQDLQESICLALENEEPEARFMEDLWQHNCGGGGRTRVLTGGKTFEQGGVNFSHVFGRNLPPSATAHRPELAGRTFQAVGVSLVIHPLNPYIPTSHANVRFFLAEKEDEAPVWWFGGGFDLTPYYPFEEDAVFWHTIARNACLPFGEDVYPRFKRWCDEYFFLKHRNETRGVGGLFFDDLNAWGFDRCFEFLRSVGDHYIKAYIPIVQKRKDAPYGEREREFQLYRRGRYVEFNLVYDRGTLFGLQSGGRTESILMSLPPVAHWRYNWKPQEGSAEDNLYKNYLKPREWL from the coding sequence ATGAATACACCCGATATCTTACAAGTTAAGGCCTATCTCCAAGACCTCCAAGAAAGCATCTGCCTCGCTCTGGAAAACGAGGAACCGGAGGCGCGATTCATGGAGGATCTTTGGCAACACAACTGCGGCGGCGGCGGAAGAACACGCGTTTTGACCGGCGGAAAAACTTTCGAGCAGGGCGGCGTCAATTTTTCCCACGTTTTCGGCCGAAATCTTCCGCCTTCCGCCACGGCACATCGGCCGGAACTTGCGGGTCGGACCTTTCAAGCCGTAGGCGTATCCTTGGTCATTCATCCCCTAAACCCATACATTCCGACCTCCCATGCCAATGTACGCTTTTTTCTTGCAGAAAAGGAAGACGAAGCGCCGGTGTGGTGGTTCGGCGGCGGCTTCGATCTGACACCCTACTACCCCTTCGAAGAAGACGCAGTTTTTTGGCATACCATAGCCCGGAACGCCTGCCTCCCTTTCGGCGAAGATGTTTATCCCAGATTCAAACGCTGGTGCGACGAATACTTTTTCCTCAAGCACCGCAATGAAACCCGAGGCGTGGGTGGCTTGTTTTTCGACGACCTCAACGCGTGGGGATTCGATCGCTGCTTCGAATTTTTGCGCAGCGTCGGAGACCATTACATCAAAGCTTACATACCAATCGTCCAGAAAAGGAAGGATGCCCCCTATGGCGAACGGGAACGAGAGTTTCAGCTTTACCGGCGAGGACGATACGTCGAATTCAATCTGGTTTACGACCGAGGGACTTTATTCGGGCTGCAGTCGGGTGGCAGAACGGAATCCATACTAATGTCTCTGCCACCCGTGGCGCATTGGCGATACAACTGGAAGCCGCAGGAAGGAAGCGCCGAAGATAATCTATACAAGAACTATCTAAAACCCCGAGAGTGGCTATGA
- the aroE gene encoding shikimate dehydrogenase, with amino-acid sequence MPPADRYAVFGHPIGHTRSPCIHALFAEQTGERLNYTAQDVTPDAFETSVREFFANGGKGLNCTVPLKELAWKIADLRSEDAERSKAINTLALCQDGTIYGDNTDGIGLIRDLKINLGRTLESRRVLLLGAGGASRGIIGPLLEQGPSRVMIANRTPEKAVRLAEEFCGLGPITGCGLSDLGAEAFDLVLNATSASLTGELPKLPGNILRTGACCYDLAYGVEPTPFVRWGQEMGADISVDGIGMLVEQAAEAFFIWRGIRPDTAPVIDLLNRERRG; translated from the coding sequence ATGCCGCCCGCAGATCGCTACGCCGTCTTCGGCCATCCTATCGGCCATACCCGATCACCTTGTATCCACGCGCTATTCGCAGAACAGACCGGAGAGCGCCTGAATTACACCGCCCAAGACGTTACACCCGACGCTTTCGAGACTAGCGTGCGCGAGTTTTTTGCCAATGGCGGCAAAGGCCTGAATTGCACCGTGCCCCTCAAGGAACTCGCCTGGAAAATCGCCGATCTCAGAAGCGAGGACGCGGAACGCAGCAAAGCCATCAATACCTTGGCCCTGTGTCAGGATGGAACGATATACGGAGACAACACAGACGGCATCGGCTTGATACGAGACCTGAAAATCAACCTCGGCCGTACCCTGGAAAGCCGGCGGGTCTTGCTATTGGGTGCAGGCGGCGCCAGCCGCGGCATCATCGGTCCCCTACTCGAGCAGGGCCCGTCCCGCGTGATGATCGCCAACCGCACACCCGAAAAGGCCGTTCGGCTTGCAGAAGAATTTTGCGGTCTCGGCCCGATCACCGGTTGCGGTTTATCGGACCTCGGAGCGGAGGCTTTCGACCTCGTTTTGAACGCTACATCCGCCAGTCTGACCGGCGAACTTCCGAAACTGCCCGGCAACATCCTCCGGACGGGAGCCTGCTGCTACGACCTCGCCTATGGCGTCGAGCCCACACCCTTTGTCCGCTGGGGACAAGAGATGGGTGCCGATATCAGCGTCGACGGCATCGGCATGCTGGTCGAGCAAGCGGCCGAGGCGTTTTTCATCTGGCGTGGAATTCGGCCGGACACCGCGCCGGTGATCGATCTTCTGAATCGGGAGCGCCGCGGCTAA
- a CDS encoding LemA family protein, with amino-acid sequence MSVGGFIVAGTILFVVVYTILIYNRLVNLKHDTAKAWSNIDVLLKQRHDELPKLVETCKQYMQHERETLDKIMQARSGIFAARESSNLHALGASESQLRQGLTQLFAVAESYPDLKADASFRALESRITGLENAIADRREFYNESVNNNNVRLEEFPDLIIARLFSFKPFELLEFSDSEKRDVDLKALFS; translated from the coding sequence ATGAGCGTAGGCGGTTTCATTGTGGCCGGCACGATCCTGTTCGTGGTCGTGTATACCATTCTGATTTACAACCGGCTGGTCAATTTGAAGCATGATACCGCAAAAGCCTGGTCGAACATCGACGTACTGCTCAAACAACGTCACGACGAATTGCCGAAACTTGTCGAGACATGCAAGCAGTACATGCAGCACGAGCGGGAAACGCTGGACAAGATCATGCAGGCCCGCTCCGGAATATTTGCCGCACGGGAATCTTCGAACCTGCACGCTCTCGGAGCCTCGGAAAGCCAGTTACGCCAGGGATTAACGCAACTCTTTGCGGTAGCGGAAAGTTACCCCGACCTGAAAGCGGATGCATCGTTCCGGGCACTGGAATCGCGGATTACCGGGCTCGAGAACGCCATCGCCGACCGCCGCGAGTTCTACAACGAAAGCGTCAACAACAACAATGTCCGTCTGGAAGAGTTCCCCGATTTGATTATTGCTCGGCTTTTCAGTTTTAAACCCTTCGAGTTGCTGGAATTCTCGGACAGTGAGAAGCGGGACGTGGATTTAAAGGCGTTGTTCAGCTGA
- a CDS encoding gamma carbonic anhydrase family protein produces MAIQVYNGIEPKLGAGVYIADSALVIGDVTLGTDVSIWPMVVARGDVHRIEIGNETNIQDGCVLHVTQRSRYNAAGNPLIVGRGVTVGHRAVLHGCTIGDLCLIGIGAVVMDGAVVEDRIMIGAGALVPPGKRLESGFLYVGSPAKQARPLKDVELEYLGFSKDGYVNLKNQYLRDAGLLDTRP; encoded by the coding sequence GTGGCGATCCAAGTTTATAACGGCATTGAGCCGAAATTGGGTGCGGGTGTTTATATTGCGGATAGTGCGCTGGTGATCGGCGACGTGACATTGGGAACCGATGTTTCGATTTGGCCCATGGTGGTTGCGCGGGGAGACGTACACCGCATCGAAATTGGCAACGAAACCAATATCCAGGATGGCTGCGTGCTGCACGTCACTCAAAGAAGCCGCTATAACGCGGCCGGAAATCCACTGATCGTCGGGCGGGGTGTCACCGTGGGCCATAGAGCCGTGCTGCACGGTTGCACGATCGGCGATCTGTGTCTGATCGGGATCGGCGCGGTGGTGATGGACGGCGCCGTCGTGGAAGACCGGATCATGATCGGCGCCGGAGCTTTGGTGCCGCCCGGCAAGCGCCTGGAAAGCGGTTTTCTTTATGTCGGATCGCCCGCAAAGCAGGCGCGCCCACTCAAGGATGTGGAATTGGAGTATCTGGGTTTCTCCAAGGATGGCTATGTGAACCTGAAAAATCAATATCTGCGCGATGCCGGCTTGCTGGACACGCGGCCTTAG
- the hemB gene encoding porphobilinogen synthase produces the protein MSINDSISYPNVRLRRMRRNEFSRRLMRETQLSANDLIYPLFILEGENRREPVASMPGVERLSIDLLLHESENALRVGIPAIALFPVIAADKKTDDAREAYNSEGLVQRAVRELKRRLPELGLITDVALDPFTIHGQDGLVDRDGYVVNDETVEVLVKQALSHAEAGADIVAPSDMMDGRIGAIRGVLEQNGFVHTRILAYSAKYASSFYGPFRDAVGSAANLGSGDKYTYQMDPANSDEALREVELDLAEGADMVMVKPGLPYLDIIRRVKDRFGVPTLAYQVSGEYAMLKAASQNGWLDERKTVLESLLALKRAGSDAILTYYAPAVAGWLHE, from the coding sequence ATGTCGATAAATGATAGCATTTCTTACCCCAATGTTCGCTTGCGCCGAATGAGGCGGAATGAATTCAGCCGGCGCTTGATGCGGGAAACACAGCTTTCCGCTAACGATTTGATTTACCCTCTTTTCATTCTGGAAGGCGAAAATCGGCGGGAACCTGTCGCATCCATGCCCGGCGTCGAACGGCTGAGCATCGATCTGCTGTTGCACGAAAGCGAAAATGCTTTGCGGGTGGGCATTCCCGCCATTGCGCTTTTCCCCGTGATTGCGGCTGACAAAAAAACGGATGATGCTCGAGAAGCGTATAATTCCGAAGGCTTGGTGCAGCGTGCCGTACGCGAATTGAAACGGCGATTGCCAGAACTCGGTTTAATCACGGACGTTGCCTTGGACCCCTTCACGATTCATGGTCAGGATGGGCTTGTAGATCGAGACGGCTACGTGGTCAACGATGAGACCGTCGAAGTACTGGTGAAACAGGCCCTGTCTCACGCGGAAGCCGGAGCGGACATCGTGGCGCCTTCGGATATGATGGACGGACGCATCGGCGCAATCCGCGGTGTCTTGGAACAAAACGGCTTCGTGCACACGAGGATCCTCGCCTATTCCGCGAAGTACGCTTCCTCCTTTTATGGCCCGTTTCGGGACGCCGTGGGTTCGGCAGCCAATTTGGGGAGCGGCGACAAATACACTTACCAGATGGATCCGGCCAATTCGGATGAAGCCTTGAGAGAGGTCGAACTCGATTTGGCGGAGGGCGCGGACATGGTCATGGTCAAGCCGGGATTACCTTATCTGGACATCATTCGCAGAGTGAAAGACCGCTTCGGCGTCCCGACCTTGGCCTATCAAGTCAGCGGGGAATATGCCATGCTCAAGGCTGCATCGCAGAACGGCTGGCTGGACGAACGCAAGACCGTGCTGGAATCCCTGCTGGCACTCAAGCGGGCAGGATCCGATGCCATCCTGACCTATTACGCGCCAGCCGTCGCCGGATGGCTTCACGAATAA
- the rimO gene encoding 30S ribosomal protein S12 methylthiotransferase RimO: MKTPRIGFVSLGCPKALVDSERILTKLRAEGYSLVSTYKDADLVVVNTCGFIDAAVEESLEAVGEALKENGKVVVTGCLGVRENEIRERHPQVLKITGAHAYEEVVEAVHEHLPPLHDPFVDLVPPEGIRLTPRHYAYLKISEGCNHRCTFCIIPSLRGDLASRPIGEVMDEAERLVSAGVKELLVVSQDTSAYGVDLKYRTGFWGGRPLKTRFYDLAKALGELGIWVRMHYVYPYPHVDEVVPLMAEGKILPYLDIPFQHASTRILKSMKRPVATEDVLARIALWRSICPEIALRSTFIVGFPGETDADFEQLLEFLQAARLDRVGCFTYSPVKGAAANELPNPVPESVKEERLARFMGVQARISADRLQSKIGKRETILVDEVVDEGAVARSRADAPEIDGQVFIDGATHLKVGDWAEVIFEDADDHDLWAVPAS; this comes from the coding sequence ATGAAAACACCCCGCATCGGTTTCGTCAGCCTGGGCTGCCCCAAGGCGCTGGTAGATAGTGAACGCATTTTGACCAAGCTGCGTGCTGAAGGTTATAGCCTGGTTTCAACCTATAAGGATGCCGATCTCGTCGTCGTGAATACCTGCGGATTCATCGACGCTGCCGTGGAGGAATCGCTGGAGGCCGTAGGCGAGGCTCTGAAAGAGAACGGCAAGGTCGTGGTGACGGGTTGCCTGGGCGTTCGCGAGAACGAAATTCGCGAACGACACCCCCAGGTGCTGAAGATTACCGGCGCTCATGCTTACGAGGAGGTCGTCGAGGCGGTGCACGAGCATTTGCCGCCGCTTCACGATCCCTTTGTCGATCTGGTGCCGCCGGAGGGTATCAGGTTAACGCCCCGTCATTATGCTTACCTGAAGATTTCCGAAGGCTGCAATCATAGGTGCACCTTCTGCATCATTCCGAGTCTGCGCGGCGATTTGGCCAGCCGCCCAATCGGCGAGGTGATGGACGAGGCGGAGCGTCTGGTTTCAGCCGGCGTGAAGGAATTGCTCGTCGTATCGCAAGATACCAGTGCTTACGGCGTCGATTTGAAGTACCGAACCGGATTTTGGGGCGGGCGTCCGCTCAAGACCCGCTTTTATGACCTGGCCAAGGCCTTGGGAGAACTCGGAATTTGGGTGCGCATGCATTACGTCTACCCGTATCCGCATGTGGATGAAGTCGTTCCACTCATGGCCGAGGGGAAAATCCTCCCGTATCTCGATATACCGTTCCAACATGCCAGTACTCGGATTCTAAAGTCGATGAAGCGTCCGGTCGCCACAGAGGATGTCTTGGCCCGGATCGCTTTGTGGCGGAGCATCTGTCCGGAAATCGCGCTTCGCAGCACGTTTATCGTGGGATTTCCAGGGGAAACCGACGCTGATTTCGAGCAACTGCTTGAGTTTTTGCAAGCAGCGCGACTCGACCGAGTAGGCTGTTTTACCTATTCGCCCGTCAAGGGAGCGGCCGCCAACGAGTTGCCCAATCCGGTGCCCGAGTCTGTAAAAGAGGAACGCCTGGCACGGTTCATGGGGGTTCAGGCTCGAATCAGTGCTGATAGACTACAGTCCAAGATCGGGAAGCGGGAAACTATTTTGGTCGATGAAGTCGTGGATGAAGGGGCGGTCGCTCGAAGCCGAGCCGATGCGCCCGAGATCGATGGCCAGGTTTTTATCGACGGTGCGACCCATCTGAAAGTCGGCGACTGGGCCGAGGTGATTTTTGAAGACGCCGATGACCACGATCTATGGGCGGTTCCGGCAAGTTAG
- a CDS encoding FKBP-type peptidyl-prolyl cis-trans isomerase — MQVSPRKVVHIHYTLTSDDGDILDSSRDQGPLAYIHGMGNIIPGLENALSGHTVGDKLKVSIPPEEAYGLRDDDLIQSVPKTAFQEGQEILPGMQFQAQSPEGLQLLTVIGVDDDEVVLDGNHPMAGLTLNFEVEITEVREATTDELNHGHVHGPGGHHHG, encoded by the coding sequence ATGCAAGTCTCACCCCGCAAAGTGGTTCATATCCACTACACCCTCACCAGCGATGACGGCGACATCCTCGACAGCTCCAGAGATCAAGGTCCTTTGGCTTACATTCACGGAATGGGAAACATCATTCCCGGCCTGGAGAATGCGTTATCCGGTCATACCGTGGGCGACAAACTCAAGGTCAGCATCCCACCGGAAGAAGCGTATGGCTTGCGAGACGACGATCTCATTCAGTCTGTACCGAAAACCGCCTTTCAAGAGGGGCAGGAAATCCTGCCGGGCATGCAGTTCCAAGCGCAGTCTCCGGAAGGCCTTCAGCTGCTCACGGTAATCGGCGTGGACGACGACGAGGTGGTGCTGGACGGAAACCATCCGATGGCAGGGCTTACGTTGAATTTCGAAGTCGAAATCACGGAAGTCCGCGAGGCCACGACCGATGAATTGAATCATGGGCACGTGCACGGCCCCGGCGGACATCATCACGGCTGA
- a CDS encoding MlaC/ttg2D family ABC transporter substrate-binding protein, producing MLLSFCGAPAWAEEGLLPPQQVIQQSADELQATLQKPEYKNDFKKATQFVDGIIEPHVDFDRVSMLILGKYWKSATPDQRERFKKEFRTLLVRTYTTAFTEYASWKIRYLPLQMKPADRKVMVRTEILQAGAQPVAVNYRMVFTKNDWKVYDVLIEGISLLQNYRASFTDEVARTGSLDQLISHLAERNATAMKEPMGVADGDKRGS from the coding sequence TTGCTGCTGAGCTTTTGCGGGGCACCAGCTTGGGCGGAGGAAGGATTGCTCCCTCCGCAGCAGGTAATCCAGCAGAGTGCCGACGAATTGCAGGCTACGCTTCAAAAGCCGGAATACAAGAACGATTTCAAAAAAGCCACCCAGTTTGTTGACGGAATCATTGAGCCGCATGTCGATTTCGATCGTGTATCGATGTTGATTCTGGGAAAGTATTGGAAATCGGCTACCCCCGACCAAAGAGAGCGCTTCAAGAAGGAATTCCGGACTCTTCTCGTGCGCACCTACACCACCGCCTTCACCGAGTACGCCAGTTGGAAAATTCGCTACCTGCCGCTGCAAATGAAGCCCGCGGACAGAAAGGTTATGGTTCGCACCGAAATCCTCCAGGCCGGCGCTCAGCCCGTAGCAGTCAATTATCGAATGGTGTTTACCAAGAATGACTGGAAGGTGTACGACGTATTGATCGAGGGTATCAGCCTGCTTCAGAACTATCGTGCCAGCTTCACCGATGAGGTCGCCCGCACCGGCTCCCTCGACCAATTGATTTCGCACCTTGCCGAACGCAATGCTACGGCTATGAAAGAACCCATGGGGGTTGCCGATGGCGACAAGAGAGGGTCATAG
- the cmoB gene encoding tRNA 5-methoxyuridine(34)/uridine 5-oxyacetic acid(34) synthase CmoB, with product MRTWLGRLPSQLETAFGSERHGDWPVWQAALDRLPRIEASKVDLNVDAIFIDGGCGEVHRNLIEDQLRRLHPWRKGPYTIHGIHIDTEWRSDLKWHRLKDHIQSLEGRTVLDVGCGNGYHAWRMLGCGAELVIGIDPTLLSVAQFMAVKHFAGDFPVYVLPLGIEDVPPNLRAFDTVFSMGVFYHRRSPFDHLLELKGCLRPGGELVLETLIIEGEQGQVLVPEGRYAQMRNVWFIPSCSTLLSWLRRCGYRNVQIVDVTKTTSEEQRSTDWMRFQSLSDFLDPVNPELTVEGLPAPVRAVFIAESP from the coding sequence TTGCGTACTTGGCTGGGGCGGCTGCCGAGTCAGCTGGAAACGGCTTTCGGTTCCGAGCGGCATGGCGACTGGCCGGTCTGGCAGGCCGCGCTTGACCGACTTCCTAGAATCGAGGCGTCCAAGGTCGATCTCAATGTCGATGCCATTTTCATCGACGGGGGATGCGGCGAAGTACACAGGAATCTTATTGAAGACCAGCTGCGCCGACTCCATCCCTGGCGGAAAGGCCCGTATACCATCCATGGCATTCATATCGATACCGAATGGCGCTCAGATCTCAAATGGCACAGGCTGAAGGATCACATTCAATCGCTCGAGGGCCGGACGGTGCTGGATGTCGGCTGCGGAAACGGGTATCACGCCTGGCGGATGCTCGGGTGCGGGGCCGAATTAGTCATCGGAATCGATCCGACGCTATTGAGTGTGGCGCAATTTATGGCGGTCAAGCATTTTGCCGGCGATTTCCCGGTCTACGTGCTTCCATTGGGTATAGAAGATGTTCCGCCCAATCTTCGAGCCTTCGATACCGTTTTCTCGATGGGGGTGTTTTACCATCGCCGTTCGCCTTTCGACCACCTACTGGAGCTCAAGGGTTGTCTCAGACCCGGCGGCGAACTGGTGCTCGAAACCTTGATCATCGAGGGTGAGCAAGGGCAGGTCTTAGTACCGGAAGGTCGCTATGCGCAAATGCGTAATGTATGGTTCATCCCTTCCTGTTCCACTTTGCTGTCGTGGCTCAGACGGTGCGGTTACCGTAACGTCCAGATCGTGGACGTGACCAAGACCACAAGCGAGGAGCAGCGTTCCACAGATTGGATGCGATTTCAGTCTCTTTCTGACTTTCTCGATCCGGTTAACCCGGAGCTGACGGTCGAGGGGCTGCCCGCGCCGGTGCGGGCGGTGTTTATTGCGGAGAGTCCTTAG